One Mycolicibacterium aubagnense genomic region harbors:
- a CDS encoding creatininase family protein, with protein MQPQPHPPGAITDSTRPRTVHGGNAVLTNSVQQANRSGAAITLGLYPSREDWDHARTAAALVSTMHDDIHASELEASILLAAYPDYLRDGWASAEHAATDLRYLTTVGMRAYTSSGVIYPSYATADKATASSMTWGRPRNPSSTS; from the coding sequence GTGCAGCCACAGCCACATCCTCCTGGTGCGATCACGGACTCCACCAGACCCAGGACGGTTCACGGCGGCAACGCCGTACTCACCAACAGCGTTCAGCAAGCCAACCGGTCCGGCGCCGCCATCACACTAGGCCTCTACCCCAGCCGAGAAGACTGGGACCACGCCCGCACCGCTGCGGCACTGGTGAGCACCATGCACGACGACATACATGCAAGTGAGCTGGAAGCGTCGATCCTGCTGGCCGCCTACCCCGACTACCTGCGCGACGGATGGGCCAGCGCCGAACACGCCGCCACCGACCTGCGCTACCTGACCACCGTCGGCATGCGCGCCTATACCTCCAGTGGTGTCATCTACCCGTCATACGCCACCGCCGACAAGGCTACCGCATCCTCGATGACCTGGGGCAGGCCGCGAAATCCCTCATCGACCTCGTGA